The window tgctctttggactggagagggaggtggagaggactgggaggaggggagggaaatgggaggaggagaggagatggaaatttttaattaaaaaagaaaagatgtgtaAACAAAGCCTATCCAGACTTGCCCTGGGATGATAAGGATCATTTGAAGAGCAAGGAAATCCTCACAAGGGGAAACTAACTAATTCTATCATCAAAGTTGGAGGACAGATCCCATTCAAAACCAGGATTCAGGAAGAACACTCCAGCATGGAAGTAGACACTCTTGCTCAagtcagagtcagaaagaaaatcTTCCAGCTCTGCATGGAGCTTCTCAAAAGGAAGCTTGTGTTTTTAGACCAACTGTATGTGCCTGGGATGCTAGCACAACTTATACACTGTACTCAAATCAAAAATGAAGAGCTGTCATTTCTGTGATTCTAGTGATTTTCCCTCAGTACAGTGGTTCAGAAATTTGACTTATCAATGGATCTCTAGTCAAGAGTTGAAACACAGCACTCAAAAAATGTGAACATAGAGCCATTGGTAGGTGTGGCTATTAGTTCAATTATCATTTCGTAGTTATGTCATGACATCATGAAACTTGTAAAAGAACTGCAAAAAAACTTTATCCAGGGAAGCTCTCGTGGTGATATTAGGGCCCTCATGGGGTAGTAGGGGAGAGCAATCAGGCTTAAGTCATCATAACTGAATAAAAGTAGAATTGAGAGACTGAGAAGGTATAGACAAGTTGGGTGATGGATGAGAAATGTCTAATGTAAGCATCAAGGTACAAGACAGTTTTGGTTTACTGTTGCTGCTTGCTGAATGTGGTCAGGATGATCAATTATCAACCAAACAACAGTAATATATAAGTAATCCACTTATGTATCTAAggtaatataatataaacaatgaAGAGGTTTAGTTAAACCAACTTAACTAAACTCTTGCTACAATTGTACAATGTAAAGATGAGTGTGGGGATGGAAATTCAAGGTTTAGTTGAGCCGAGAGTtggaagtttgtttgtttgtttattttacaccCCAATCAAAGTTTTTCTACCCTCCCCTCTTTCcagttcctccctccttcctcttggccccattcactcctcttccactgtttctcttcagatgcaggtgggcctcccatggatataagccagccatggtatatcaagttgcaatgaGACTAGTCTCATTGCTGAAAAATTTTTATCATTGTGTGCTAACTGCCATAGAGACCCGAAAGACAGGCCGCTGTCTGTCTGCAGCATGGACCAGAATCTTATATTCTACAGCTCAGTAAGGAAGTAAAATAACTGAACAAAGTACTTTTCCTAATAAAAGAATcattcttattgtttattttaatgtgttttgtgTAAAATTGTCATTGTCCATACAAATTTGGTTTTATGAGCTGCAGGAGTATATTTATAGTTGCCAAGATGCTGTGTTGCATGAGAATAGTTTAAATGAAGAGACTAACTTCAGtcacattttctcaaaaatacaGTTTTCACATGAATGTATATTTCCAGTTTTCAAATAAACATACTGAATACCTGTACCCAGAACTGCTAGGATaaccaaaaaccagaaaatggGTATCCCATAACCTAGGATAAAATCAAACACTACAGGTCTAAAAAttcatcaataaaatgactcctagtgatATTCTGATATACTCATAATTCATTGCCTTATTCAATTATCATTAGAGGGCATTCCTATTGAAGCAGCTGAGAGCAAATGGACAGAACCACAGATAGACATCACAACAGAGAGAGAGCGGGGGGGGACATTCCTTTGAAACAGTACaaaatgagatgtctccatcaaatccctcccttcagagctcagggaaccccacagaagaggtgGCAGGAAGGGTGTAAGAGAAAGATAGAATGGGGGAcatcaggagaaaagaaaaaccctctgAATCAACTGAGCAGGGATtgtaagaactcacagagactgaagcagcaagcagaggGCCTAcataggtctgcaccaggtcctctgtgtatacaTTATAACCTTCAGCTTAGTATTTTATGGGACATTTGAGTGTGTGAACAAGCAGGTGTgtgattctttttcctcttcttgggATCTTTTTCATTACGTTGAATTTCCTGCCAAAGCTGTGATGTGAAGGTTTTTGTcttatcttaatatatttttatttcagcttgTTTGCTTGTTATCTCTGAGAAGCctgttattttctaatgagagacaaaaagggaaTGGATCAGGAGAAGGGGGGTGGGGAAAGAATTAGGAGGGGTAAATggagggaaactgtaatcaggatatatttatGGAaacagaatctattttcaataaaagaagagACTGATATTACCTATTAGGTAAAAGTAGGAATACATTCTATGCTTGCACTAATGTCTCAGTCTTCAATATTAAATGAAGAAATCTGCAAGGCTGACTCAGATCTTGGTGAATATGTGGAAAGACGATACTCAAGAGCTAACATGCCACGTGAGTCTTTACCCATTCATGGTGCTGCCTTTTCATCACAAATCAGATTTTCTTGAGATTCGGCATATTTTTCAgctttgtttttgacacagtTTCTCTAGTATCACATTTCTTATCTGTTGGCTCTTCACACAGTATATAATGGGATTCATCACTGGAGGCACAAGCAGGAAAATGTCAGCCATGAGGATCTTGGTTATAGGAGAACTGTGTTTGGCAAAACGGGAGACAACAGAGAGGGAGATGACAGGGACATAGAAGACAAGCACAGCACAGATGTGGGAGACACAGGTGCTGAGGACCTTGAGCCTTTCCCTTCGGGATGCAATGTCCAGCACTGCTCTCAGGATCAGTCCATAGGACAAGAAAATACATGTTATGTCCAGGATACCCGAGAGAGCCACAAATAAACCATAGATGGCATTAAACTTGTTGTCTGAGCAGGCAAGCTTCATCACATCCTGGTGGAGGCAGTAGGAATGTGACAACAGATTCTTCTTGCAGTATCTTAGACGCTTTAGAGTTACAGGAAAAGGCAGGATCAGCAAAACATTCTTGAGAGCAAAAGCAAGCCCGATTTGAAGAACCCTGGCACTGGTAAGGATGGAAGTGTATCTCAGAGGGTTACAGATGGCCACAAAGCGGTCAAAGGACATAATGAGAAGTACAGATGACTCCATAGCTGAAAATTCANNNNNNNNNNNNNNNNNNNNNNNNNNNNNNNNNNNNNNNNNNNNNNNNNNNNNNNNNNNNNNNNNNNNNNNNNNNNNNNNNNNNNNNNNNNNNNNNNNNNNNNNNNNNNNNNNNNNNNNNNNNNNNNNNNNNNNNNNNNNNNNNNNNNNNNNNNNNNNNNNNNNNNNNNNNNNNNNNNNNNNNNNNNNNNNNNNNNNNNNNNNNNNNNNNNNNNNNNNNNNNNNNNNNNNNNNNNNNNNNNNNNNCTGGGAATCCAACCAAGTAGAAAGCAGGAATTTCAGCAACAGAGATGTTGAGAATAGACATGCCAGCGTGGCATGTGTAGGAATCAAGATGAGCAACTCCAAAGATGTGTGTTTTGGTGCTGAGCATAGAATAGCATAAATGCCTGACTTTGTTGTATTGAAACTTTTAAGGTGCTGTCAAACCAAGAGATATGGGAATTATTCTTAGATATTTATACAACATGGAGGAAAATCAATGAGAAATAACCATCCTAGTACATATTAGTATCTGAGTAGCTATTAAAAATGATCACGGTTCACATAACAGaacaaactgaattttttttcataaaatgcattatttctatttttcatatcTGCTTTACATCATGACTTTATGAGACAGATCCTTAAGTGATTGTATGCTTCCTGTTGTCTACTTAACTATATGAAGCTTTATAATCTTCCTATAGACATGTTCCAGTTGATACATTCTGTGCCTATATtcctttgctgttgctgttattttttggtagtaCCCTGGTTTAGCATAGTTGTTTTACCATCGATATTATGCACATCGCTATGCAGTATTTAGGTGGAGGTGTACAATTCGGTTAACTTTTTATGTTGAACTTTTTTTGTGAACAGTCTTGTGTTCAATTTTTTGATGATGTCAATCATTATCATATTTAATACTTTCTTTTGGAATATCtatttagttcatttttcttAGACATTTCAATGTAATGCCTTGTtagtttgctttgtgtgtgtgtatgtgtgtatgcacaatatatatttatatatagaatacaatacttgtttttattaaaggagtatatatttgtgcatatcaACTGCataaagcaattattttcatTCTAACATTACAATGCACATCTGTAATTTAATAtcccataaatttattttgaatttttgttgcattttaaaatttgttaaagtATGTTTTAGCATTATAATATAGGTAACAACATATCTGCCTTCTCTGTCATCCCTCTACATCCTCATATGTACCCCTCCCTGCTATCTTTCAAagtatttacttctttttctcattaattgcTGTTACATATACATGGGTGTACatacattttgttaatttgtcaTATTTAACAATTGTTTAAAAGTACATGTTTGGTTTCTAATTTATCTAAATAATTAAGCACTTTTGCAATTACTCttctaaaatgaattattttaaattaccatgaatttctgtttacatttaatattcactttaatattttctcttcaaTTTATTGGGAAGCTTTCATGCtttttctaacttattttttagttgttaaattaatagttatatattatatatatatatttgtggtaCAATGTGCTATGTTTTTGTACATATACATGAGAAACTATTGTTTCCTCAACTAAATTACATAAAGGCAAAACTCAGTCATTGTAACGAATGGTATGTGTCTACCTTAATCAAGAATCCATATCCATTAAGTTTCTTAGTTCTTAATAAAATGTCTCTTGTGACTAGTAAATTCTAGCTTCCAAGATAAACTGATGATAGTGACCTGAAAGAATGGAGAACTGAAGCTGATGTAGTGTAATAGATGTTTTCTCCTTACTTGGTCCATATGACTAAGGAGACTTAGTAGACATTGTgatttgttattgctgttttgatttgtttgctttctgatcATAGAGCCATCCAAGGTTGATTAATGTAATTTTGTTGAGGTAAAAGGAATATTAAGAGGGATGTAGTGCTTTTGCCAAGTTCATCAACTCCTTCATCTTGTTTTACCACTGACTCCTCCTGTCTTTCCAGCAGAAAAAGAgatcttcttccttttcagtaCCTTTCAGCTGTTCTCTCGAAAACTGTACTTTCACAGTTAAAAGCTAGCCTCCTTAGATGTTCATATTCTTTGGGGCATGCACTTACTGACTtgtaaggttttaattttttaaccttTAATTCTTTTAATACTGTTTAAGGTTTGGGTTTAAATTCCTCTACACCAAATCAAACTAGTACCTTTAATATGATAAAAGTGCTCAGTACTCTCTTAATACAATAAAACTACATGTTTAACAATCAGTCTAGAAAAATTGAGTAAGagtatttttactcattttatcaATGTCTACTTATACTAAATGACAAAAACCCATGCTTAACACAATAAAAAGTTCTGAATTtcattagaatatattttatgatttcagaaagtctattttactttgttaaaaaaggtaaaatttttgataatttaGAGGAAGCTAGAATGCTGCATAGGTTTTCTAGCTCTATCTTAGTTCAGAAGAGCTTTCAGAATTAACTCTAGTTGTGGAACTGCAAGGAAAACAGCTAtagcaagagacagagaaggctTCCAGAGAGTAGAGTTAGCCTGAAGTTCAGTATTAAATTGAAATTAAACATGACATCATTTATTGTATTCTTTATACCAATAGTATAATGATTCTTCATGAGGTCAATTATACATTACAAAGAACCTTTTTAAGTCTTGTGTATCCATATGGTAGCAAGGATTAAATGGTAGAAGTCATAGTTGGATAAGGGTAAGCTGCTCCTCAGAGCTCCTGACTGATGAGGTCAGGTCTACAAAAGGATTATTATGGTTCTCAGGCACTTACCAAATTCCGCACTTAGGTGATCTGAGATAAAGCTATGCCAGCATTGATTGTTAGTCCCCTTCTGAAAGGGTGATCCTAGTTCTTCCTGTCTGAAACCATTTTAGTAGAGCAAAGGCCCTAGGGATGATGTCACCCTGCTCTATACTCAGAGGACCTAAAATGCCCATCAGTCTTTCAAACAGACAAAAGCCTGTTGAAGAATGGTTCACCTCAATTTCCAGTCTGCATGTCATTTGTATGTTTATGATTAAATGTCTGTGAAGTCACCCCAGCCTATAAAAGATAATTTACTTTTTGTCTATGCTTTCAGATCCTTCTTGAGAGATGGACACATTATATATTCCTAGGTAGTTTTGCTTGTGTGACCAAAATTGAGTTAATTCATTTTTGTTCCTGACTAATGAATCTATCTCTATAAAATACTAAATGttaacttagttttttttttttttaaaaaaacccttttAATCATCAAGGGCCCTTAAATTTATTTTGGAGACTAGTCTATATACACTAttgtccaattttattttatatgtttgtgggagtggttttttaaaaaaatatttatgtgtgtgcatgtggctgtgtactcctatttttgtgtgtgtgcatgtgtgagtgtgtgtgcgcatatattttctactgaggccagagagggagcTAGCTTCTGTAGCTGTAATAAGTGGTGGGTTTGTGAGTGTCCCACACGGGTGCTGTGAACCGACTCTGGTGCTATGCTAAAGCAGCCGCTGCTCTTACTCACAGAACCGACTTTCTAGTCtacctttaaaaatgcttttcaactTGCATTTTCAGTTTGTTGAAGTGTTTTATATATTGAATaaattaactattattattatttaactagtaaaaatttttttttcctgtgttacCTTTATAATGATATTCTCATCCAAGATTTGATTCCCTGTGCTTGAACAGTGGAATTAGTGAGTGCAGAAGCTGATTTGGAGTGTTCTTTGAAGTTAACAGTCTATGAGTGTAAGAATGAAATAGAGATACCTGACTATCTGAATTCACTCAGTTACAACAAAGTCACAGTCAATGCTGCAGAGCACTTTGGTGCTAATAAGACCCCCCTCAGCATAGTCTGGAAGTGAAGAAAAGCCCTGGGAATTTTTAATGACCATTAACAAGTCATTggatttgtttctctttcagaaaatGCATTTGGCCTCAATTTTGATGGTGCAGTGTAGATAGAAGAAGCCCTCATCAACGTTGAGTAAGACCTGTCTCCTATAATCCTCACTGGAGAAGTGACACAAACCTGGCATGCCAGGGTGATACACTGGTTGCTATTCACCACCTAGTGCATGGATCAGTGATAAATTACAGGCAGCTTCTCCCGGATTCACACACAAGGTCCCTGCAGTGAGGGTGACAGGAGGACTCTTAGCACAGCATTCTACACTGCTGTGTGCTTCAG is drawn from Microtus ochrogaster isolate Prairie Vole_2 unplaced genomic scaffold, MicOch1.0 UNK41, whole genome shotgun sequence and contains these coding sequences:
- the LOC101981514 gene encoding olfactory receptor 51A4-like, giving the protein SAMESSVLLIMSFDRFVAICNPLRYTSILTSARVLQIGLAFALKNVLLILPFPVTLKRLRYCKKNLLSHSYCLHQDVMKLACSDNKFNAIYGLFVALSGILDITCIFLSYGLILRAVLDIASRRERLKVLSTCVSHICAVLVFYVPVISLSVVSRFAKHSSPITKILMADIFLLVPPVMNPIIYCVKSQQIRNVILEKLCQKQS